A genomic segment from Vidua macroura isolate BioBank_ID:100142 chromosome Z, ASM2450914v1, whole genome shotgun sequence encodes:
- the PTBP3 gene encoding polypyrimidine tract-binding protein 3 isoform X5 has translation MASLDAAVSMVNYYTPVTPHLHNQPVYIQYSNYKELRTDNQHNQARPQPAPQCVNAVQHGNLGITSALAAEGGVLPSHGSVLRIVVENVFYPVTLDILYQIFSKFGFVLKIVMFHKNNQLQSLLQYAEAMNAYYAKMSLDGHCIYTGCCTLRIDFSKLTNLTVKYNNDKSRDFTRIDLPFGDGQRTVETSLPFATQNIIFPSYTGPPGFAPTLGFPQGAGPSVLPVPGALGPLTVTTSAAPGHMTIPDIPGNSVLLVSNLNPEAITPYGLFILFGVYGDVHRVKIMFKKRGIALVQMADASQAQLAINYLNGQRLYGRVMHATLSKYQTIQLPREGQEDKGLTKDYSNSPLHRFKNPCSKNFQNIFPPSATLHLSNIPPSVTVDDLKNLFTSKGSTVKGFKFFQKDCKMALIQLGSVEEAVHALIELHNHDFGENQHLRVSFSKSSI, from the exons AGACCCCAACCTGCACCGCAATGTGTGAATGCTGTGCAGCACGGAAACCTGGGTATTACAAGTGCTCTTGCTGCTGAAGGTGGGGTCCTTCCAAGTCATGGTTCTGTTCTTCGAATCGttgttgaaaatgttttttatccTGTCACTTTAGACATACTGTATCAG ATTTTCTCTAAATTTGGCTTTGTCTTGAAGATTGTCATGTTCCATAAGAACAATCAACTTCAATCTCTGCTCCAATATGCTGAGGCAATGAATGCATATTATGCCAAAATG tctcTGGATGGCCATTGTATCTACACTGGATGCTGCACTCTGCGTATTGATTTCTCCAAGTTAACTAACCTAACAGTGAAGTACAACAATGACAAAAGTAGAGATTTCACTCGCATTGACCTTCCTTTTGGTGATGGCCAACGAACCGTGGAGACATCCTTACCCTTTG CCACCCAAAATATCATATTTCCGTCATATACAGGGCCTCCTGGGTTTGCCCCAACCTTGGGCTTTCCTCAGGGAGCAG GTCCTTCTGTTCTGCCTGTTCCTGGAGCACTTGGTCCTCTCACGGTCACCACATCAGCAGCGCCCGGACACATGACTATTCCTGATATTCCAGGAAACTCCGTTTTACTGGTCAGCAACCTCAACCCTGAA GCCATCACACCTTATGGACTTTTCATCCTATTTG GTGTGTATGGTGATGTGCATCGTGTGAAAATCATGTTTAAGAAAAGAGGAATTGCTTTGGTTCAGATGGCAGATGCATCCCAAGCTCAATTAg CTATCAACTACTTGAATGGACAGAGGCTTTATGGAAGGGTCATGCATGCTACTCTTTCAAAATATCAGACAATTCAACTTCCTCGTGAGGGACAAGAGGACAAAGGTCTGACAAAGGACTATAGCAATAGCCCTTTACATCGCTTTAAGAATCCCTGCTCTAAGAATTTCCAAAATATCTTTCCTCCATCTGCAACCTTGCATCTGTCCAACATCCC GCCTTCTGTTACTGTTGATGATTTGAAGAACCTTTTTACAAGTAAAGGATCTACTGTGAAAGGCTTCAAATTTTTCCA GAAAGATTGCAAAATGGCTCTTATCCAGCTGGGCTCAGTGGAAGAAGCAGTTCATGCTCTCATTGAGCTTCACAATCATGACTTTGGAGAAAACCAACATCTCAGAGTTTCCTTCTCAAAATCTTCAATCTGA